The genomic interval gtgttttttttcgggaccaaaataagccaggcggtttttacgtgtgaactagcccttcacAGAGATCAGTTCTTTATCCATTTATCACATATTCCTAATCCCGCAAATGTAGCATTTAACCCTTTATGGACATATTTAAGATGTGTATcagtctgtgtatatataattcCTTGTGTGATTTTCAGGTACTataaattttagaagacatggcgGCTCAAATTTCAGAAAATGATCAAATTAAACAGGTAAATGGACACTGtagacatctaatgtgtataatactgtactaccctcttaaaggggttgcctagaatgtatctctttttttttttttatttagccctGTTATTCTTGAAGAATAAGAGGGCTTTGCATTAGGATGATTTAGTATGGCTTCCCACCGATGCTCACGGAAGTAAGTGTCGCTGTATGGAAACATTTAAGTGCTACTCAAGTCTATACACGGCTTGGTATCTTCCATCTTCACAGTTTGTGTAATGCTTTGCCTGCTGCAGCCTCCCTGTGCTTCTCCACACAACTCCTAAGATCTGCTCTACCTGCTGTATTCTATTGGGGAATTTAACAGCAAGCGTTCAGTGTCTGCAGCGGGGAAAATGAACTATTCCATGGCCTCTATGGGCTGTTTGCATAATTCATATACATGCTGAGTTCTCCGGAGTGAGATTCCTACAGGCATTCCTTAAAAGTGAATCTGTCAGGTTTTTTATGCTACTCTTGTAAGGACAGCATGGCATAGAAGGAAAATATTGAGCTCGGAGATACATAGTCTATATAGTCATATTAGTTATAACTTGTTTAAATGCTCCCAAGCCCCCCGGCCTGCGAGTCCTACTGTTCACCCATATACCCACTGCCAGTTACTGTTGTATAAGCAGAGATAACTGTCAATCTCTGTATGTAAGTGATAAATGCAGAACCCACAGCTGTCTCTATGACTTATGCCAGCTTTTAACATGAGAATCGTAGACTGACTCTTAGAAATCATGTATAGCTGAGCACATCTCCCATTGATCTTATGTTTCTCGAATATCctatttaaaggtgttgtccaattATAGACACTTATGTTATATCCACAGAGAACAGGGGTCCTGTTGCTCTCTGCATGAATGGAGCGATAGAAGAGTATATCTGTTGTTCTCCATTCATCTCTGTGAGACTGCTGGAGATAGCACAGTAAATGCGTTTTGCCTCCTCTTACGAAAGGAGCACAATGGACAAGCATAGAGAAACAGGACCTGCTCTCCAAATTTGTGGATTTGTAATTACTAAATAGAGGACCCTTTGGAAAAGGGATAAATGGCTACAGTGGGACCTCACCTTTAAAGTGGTATTCTGGCTATTTCAAGTTACCTCTAGCTCTTTCCctgtcttaggctccattcacacagagtaacgttggcgttttttgtgcttattttggcacataacgccgcatatacgccgcgtttgtgccgttcaacgcgaccgcaaaatagcgccgcgtatacgccaaaataagcacaaaaaacgccaacgttactctgtgtgaatggagcctaagtggACTGGAAAGTCAAGTGtgcgcactggtgctccatttctTCTCTGCAGGAAATAGCCAAGCACAGCACCTGTTTATCTCCAGTAGTCCCATGGACTACTGGTTTGACTCCCACTGACCAGCAAATTACCTCCCAAAATAACCATAAAGCTACTTAAAGCTTATTTTGCATAAACTGGACTCCCCCTTTAAGTGTGTCAGATGTTTCTGTACCCCTCACTGTGCTTGCTCGTGTTGTACTTACCTATAACATCTATTTAGCTTCAGGTACACTGGACATATGTGCCAGGTGCTACAATAGGCACAGTTAGATCTGGCAGGCTTCTACATTTCACTTCTGTGCACACATGACTGGAGCAAGGCCAAGGGTTACTAACAAATGTTTTCTTTGTTCCCAGTTTAAGGAATTCCTTGGGACGTACAATAAACTGACAGAGAACTGCTTCCTGGACTGCGTGAAAGATTTTACTACACGAGAGGTTAAGCCAGAAGAGGTATGTCCCTATCTGTCTGACATGGCACCATAATTCACTGAACAGCTGTAGAGGTCAGCCTAAGACCCCAATACCTTACTAACCATGTAAACTCTGTGACCACCATCACTGTAAAAAGACACTACAGGTCTTATATTTGTAGCTTTATTTCCTGCACACAGCTGTATGGAGGGCAGTGAGGTGTGTGCACTATTTCTGGAGATCAGTGGATATATCTGGAGCTAGACTAATCACAAATAGCTGATTTATCCTAAAGACTGGCTATCTAAGTGAATCTCTTGTAGAGGGGATTCATTTATGGTTTCCTAATATTCATTGCATTTATCCATTCAAGTTGCTCTGCTTTCTTACTAATATATAAGTAccatatgtactcgagtataagccgaatttttcagcacagtttttgtgctgaaaaagcccctctcgcCTTATACTcaagggaggggggtctatgaccagccgcaatagtaatgtatagaatctcccataaaatagtgagaaaaaaaaagctttaaaaaaatataataaaaaaataaaataaataaatgttctaaatcactcctttccctagaatacatataaaagtagaaaatgactgtgaaacacaaacacattaggtatccctgtgtctgagagtgcccggtctactgaatataggggatctgcagcgctcctgttccgtcaggaatgggttaataggagcactgcagataccctatattcagccaggctgcattCCAAGTGGTAAAAAAccgcagtcctcaagctcagggaaggggcagacagacaaccaacccccccccccctttccccagcacccagcaactactgcactcaaaaactttgaccattttaatttttgaaatgttccagtagctgctgcatttcccccttcggcttatactcgagtcaataagttttcccagttttttgtggtaaaattaggggcctcggcttatattcgagtcggcttatactcaagtatatacggtatatgaatTTGTCACTTTAGTTCAGATTATCATAGAGCAGGATAGTCAGTTCATTCTCCCCTCTGCTCCCTGTTTGCAGACTACAGTTTGTTTTTTACTagaattaaagggtttgtctagtTTCGGACCATTATTGAGAGACAAACGTTAGTTtctttctgcttacttccagtggataaaaatcagaccatggtcatgtgatggacacatgtGTGCAGTGACTACAAtgagctgtgtgcccatcacatgaccatcgtCTGATTTGTAAGcaaacaaaatgaatgacagcaagcggtTATCTATTAAACTGTGAAGagctgatatagaaagtatattgtacaaacaataacatgaaAGGGTTTGTCTaggataaacattttttttttttttttttttttagtaaggaGGCCataaaatagaatatatatatatatatatatatatatatatatatatatatatattatatataaaaaacaccCTACAAACATACTCACCAGTCCCTGATGCTGTGGTGTCTCCCACCGTGGTCCACTCCAGCGAACTGCTGAGGTcagtcagcagcctaaggaaagggactggGGCATGACCTGTGATGTCTCATGTCCTtgccttaggctgctgattggcctcagtagtcatgtgctGTGAGGAGTTCCACaggaataagggtccattcacacggaggaaaatggaactttatttggcgctgaattttctacgctgaaaaaaaaagcctcccattgacttcagtgggtgtcgttagcttttttttttttttttttccgctagtgggtacaatcaatgggaggcttttttttttcagtatggaGAATTTagcgccaaataaagtgccattttcctccgtctcAATGGACCCTAAGACTCCGGCAGCAGCAGGACTAGACCACAGTGGCTGTCACAGGGGACGGAGAGACCTTTGATTTTTCTGCACCCCTACATGTACaatacatacagtcccatgtggctTTTAAGATCTCATCTTTCAGTCAGTTATATTTCCAGTGGAGGGGGAGTCCTGGCCATATGATGCACACACTGCTGCACAGTTTGTTAGAAGAGACTGTAGCTTATTGTACATGTATATCTGTGTCTATCACAGGACCAGGACAGAATTTTTGTGTATAGAAATATTATACAGAAGGCTATTATTGAATGCAAGCAGGGATCTTAAAAACAAAGGAATGAAAAACTGTAAAATGTCTCAATATATAAACAATGAGATGTTTGATATAGTCTGATGCCTCCAGATTTCTAAAGCCACTAACTTGTATGTTCCATTCTTCCATGATAGATTACTTGCTCTGAGCACTGTCTACAGAAGTATCTGAAAATGACACAGAGGATATCCATGAGATTTCAGGAGTACCACATACAGCAGAACGAGGCATTGGCCGCCAAAGCAGGACTTATTGGGCAGCCTAGGTAACAACGGACTGGAGACTTCTGTTCAAGGTCCTATCAGTCCAGCCAAGCAGGTGCTGTGCAGGAAAGGCCGCTCTGGAGTGACAGGTCAGCCCGTCTACTCCCAGCAGAGCCCAGGACTTGAGCATAGATGTGCTGAAGAATGACTGACATCAGAAGAGGCCGGTCATGGGAGGCAGTCATAGGCTGTGCTTTCCTACAGACACTGAATCCTTTTTGTAATAAAAATCAGATTTCTTTATCATACTTCATCCTGGCAGATTATGTGACTGGTTTGTGTTTCTAAACTCCTTTGAAAGACATGTGGAGGAGATCATGGCTCCTTTATCATAATCTGACATTTCAGTGAAATAAACTTGGTTATAAAGAATGAATTATTGCATATTGTTGTATTTATtgggaatattaaaaaaaaaaaaaaaaaaagttggccgTAGCAACCAACTAGTGcaagcttttatttattttttttatagtgcgCAGACAATTTCCTAAATCACTGGGAGCGGGTGATGCATTAGAAGTTTTTGTTCAGTTCTTACCATAAGCTTGGCATACAACGGCCTACACTAAATTTATTCTGAATTTTCTTATATGTATCTAGAAAAGTGGTGCGGGAAAGGGGAGTGTGCCCGCACATATGTGCGATATTTAGGGGTGTACCCTTGGTGCAAAATTTTGTTGTAAAGTAAACCAACCAAAATATGGGATGTGGGAAAGTGTCTAGTAAGATGCATCAGTGTTATTATCCTCTTATCATTGTGACGTAGGGTACTGGTTTGGCTGGGTGAGAAGAGGTACTATGTCTCCAGCCAAACCAGTACCCTGCTTTACTCTGATAACAACCCTAAAACATCTTTTGGAAAAGATGTTCTGATTTGGTTTTAATACCAGACATGGTGTTAAATGGCTTTTCATATGCCAGTTTTAATATAGGCCCCAACTGGCGCAGGGCACaactgatttgtatagaggctcCACACTCCTCATAGATTACACCCATGTGTCTCTTCATTTATGCCAGTTAAGAACAGACGTAGATTTCAATCATAAGTTGTGCCAGAGAACTGGCGTGAATTGTAATGAATATATCGGATCAAGGTGTCCATGGCTCTCCTTGCTCCACCCACATTTGTGCAATGTGGCAAGTGGGACACAGAAAAAGGGGTTGTGGTGCATGTTTTGACATAAGAAAGGACCTTGTGCCAAGTGTGCACCACTAAATCATCCCTAAACATCAGAAAACTACGCTTCATAGGAAACCAGGACTgatctattagggctagttcacacgaggcaagagagggcagattttggcgtggaatccacctcaaaatccgccccctcacagtagaggtctatttagaccgctaGTGATCTTTTTTCcaagagcggtttgttcccactagcagaataaagaagtgagctgccctttcttgaggcagacacTGTAGCGCGtctgcgtcaagacaatccctccagactgggtccattcatttaggcctactccggagcgggaagccaggacagtcgtggctagccacatTTTGTTCCTGATTGACgcgcttcctgcgtcaaaatcaggaccaaaatacatggtcagtatccccgtgtgaactagcccttagggagcTACCTTCTAACCTAACTGATGacactagagcaagttttcccTTTTCCATCAAGGAAAACTTGTTCAAAATATTCTCTTCCCACTTTTCCTAATTGGATCATTCATGGCCTGTTAGACTCTAACCACAGTAAGGTGGCCTGTAAAGGCAGTCTCCAGAAGGAGACATCGTACCCGTTTCTGCACATTGCAAAGGTTTGTGCAGCAGTGAAGATTGGCCTGGACAGGAGCATCGATGGGTGAATAAATTATCGGCAGTTACAATAAATTCAATAGGTATCCTGAGGCCATCAACCCAGGTCACTTCATTGCAGACACGGCCCTGGGCTGCAAAACACAAGTCCGCGGGCCGGATTTGGCTAGCAGGCTCGAGTTTGACACCTGCACCTTAGATGGTAATATAATTGTAAATTTCTAGGGAACACAGGTTAGGGGGTCAGATCCTATTAAAGATATACTTTAAGAATTATGTTAAAGATATCTGCTTGCTGTTGTTCAGAAAGAACCTACATTATTTACAGTACATAACAGGTGTTTCTTCAAAGACTATGTTCATACCTGCAACAGAATCTCCATCAGAAAttgccagatgaaaaagtcctgcaattcTGACTCATCTGGCAatttaatgggatcctatcattggatacccttttattCTGACTGACTTGTTTCTGACTAAGCTggtataagtggccattttcttgtggtcgcttacacagtaaccTGGTATAAGCgactgggcatgcacagtcagctccatctgaggcctagaagattgaaacccagcatggaagaagacacagggagagggcgttacaGAAGATGataaaggcgtcgctggagagttcactCGCAGCTTTGgtgaagcccccagtgctgtttcagcgctggggcccgcccccagtgctgcggaagaattcatttgcataccgacgaaaacccggatttctaccgaacgggggcgcggagaagacatctaaaggtaggagaagaatagtctttcttaaggttattcctacgtgttagggagaagaaaaaaaaagggtatccaatgataggatccctttaaaatatacaCTGTTGTAGTCAATGGGGTTCTTCAGGATCTGTTTGCGTCCGTCATTCCCAGGTCCTGAAGAACGGATAGGACAGTGTAACAAGAACATAGCATAATAAGACAAGCTTATGAGTTAGCAGAATGGCTTGTTATCCTCTGAAAGCAAAGTATGAAGGTGCCTATtctgaatgacagcaaacagatttgtaaacagaaagtatattagaaagttgtgtAACTTCTCATTACACCGAATAGATGCAATATGCCCCTTTAAGCCCCCATGCGCTTCTGGATTAGAGTAACACTGTATGTGTTTGGCTGGTTAAAGGAGGAAAAAAAGAGCAATAAAAAGCTAAGTTTAAACCATGGCCTTTATTGATGCTCCTCAGTGAGCGCTGTTTACATACACAACTCTGCGTTGcttaagaaaaacagaaaaagtgCATATTACAGGAGTACTTTCTGTATAACCCCTCTGGCAGCTGAGAAGGTAAATCATCTGTGCTGGAAAGAATCAGACAAGTTCACAATGCagcaaaatgaaagaaaaaaacaaagtttATTTTAGCAATTATTACCCATTTTTAGTGTTTTGCTCAGATCATCATCAGCTATTGTGAACAGGTTTCTGATATACAGAACCATTCCTAACCGCTGTTCTCCACACAACCCAGCCATAGTCTGAGCCCAAAAGGCGCAAGTGTGTTAGCCTGATCTTCTGAAAGTGAAGGtggaagaaataaaataaatcatcGATGACATCACACATACATTGATATTCAGACCGTATGAATAGTGGGTTATGCCTAAGACAACGGTATGCTCGGATGGTTGAAAAACATTGCTCTAGAGAAATCTACATTATTCTACACATATTAAACAcagaagaaggggttaaaaaaccctTTTTAATGTACAAACATGAAtaaaaaattgataaaaaaatCACTTTGTACATAATGTATATGCAAAAAACTCTTAAATACAGGTTTCAGGAAGAATTATTTACATTATGTATTAGCCTATGGAATGAACCACAGTCCTCGCGCGTGTGCGCTTTAATGCTGCATCTCAACAATTGGAGATCAATTCTTCAACAGTTGGATAGAAAAAATTAGTTTGGCagtatattaaatatacaaaaaagaaGGGCTACCTGAAAACTGGAAGGAGCAAGGAGATTTTTAAAGGAAGGACAAAAATGACATTGAAAAGAAATTCAGTATTTTCTATAGTGACGTAAAGCAAAATGCAGTAAAGTATGGTAGGCCTAGGTTCACACAGTAGTCTTTTGTTTTCTGTATTGCCAAAACAAGGCTTGAacctcgcaaaaaaaaaaaaaaaaaaatatttttttttttttttttaggaataaCTTATGGTTTTGGCTTCATTAAAAATGATAAAACGCTGTGTAAACCTGACCGAGTGCTAAAGGTGTATTGGAAGAGAGAACTAAGCTAGACCcttctcttatttttttttttccatttattaatattttaaaaaatacataaaaatacaacATCCAATGTCTGAATAAATATATTTAACAGGTTGCAAGATAATACCttattttacacaaaaaaaaaaaattcagctttagAAATCTTGTTAAATAACTCCGCTGTTGTCATATattttctttttgtctttttttttgtaacaaaataaaaactctgaaattacatagaaaaaaaaagacaaaatagaTTTGTCAAGGGATAAGATAGTCCACTGAAAACGGATTCACAATTCCACTGTAAACATTAATAAACATTAAAATAGTTGCATAATTCTGTGCTCTAAATTCCTGTAAAAAgtggaagacttttttttttttcttcatgtggTTTTCAGTCCACTACATTCCCTTTCACAATGTATTTTGTCTTGCTTACAGCTTTAAAAGTGGGCACTCTGCTGAATACATTGGACTTTGGCAGTTCTGTACATTGCAAGTGCTTCCAAAACACGGCCTGTAAAAGCATCAGGAGCtacgttgcagcttttttttccgtAAAGTGCAGCTGCAAGGATTGGATTTCTAACAGCATGCCAATGTTTATTGTGCACTTgactattttgcttttttttgtactGGGCGCGGGTGAGGGAATATATTTTTAAGTGGGGAGAAGGGAGCTCCGTGAAATTTTATtcagacatttttcaattttcttaaaaaaaaattcatttcttcAGTTTGAACAAAATAAGAAGCCATTGTGGCACGCTGACTGCTAGTCTCCTATTCCTAAATCATAATCTTATTTAATAAGGGAAGGGGGGAAAAGACATATGAaatggaaataataaaaaaaagcaatcCAGCAGAGgagatttccaaaaaaaaaaccaaacaaacaaaaaaaaagttacttggcAATGTCAAACTGGTTGAGTGCTTTTTTTGTGGTTGGATTTAAGGGGGGGAAGGGAGGATAAGTGTCCATGGCAGCGGGCTGCTGAGGTGGAAGTGAGGGCACATATCACCTGCACTCTAGAGCAAGTGTGTTCTGTGGGGGAGAGGACGACGATGGGCTCATTCCAGTCTCAGAAGACGCCGATGATGTTGATGCTCCTGTATTGGACActgtaaaacagaaaaaaaaaaaatcaataaaattggTTTTACTAAAACCAGACAAAAACACATAAGATTATGTCACATAGAGGAAATTATTTTTTTCATGCTTAATATTTTAGTAATTTATCTAGAAATTAACTAAAAGGATTCAGTTTAACCCCATCCCACCGGTCATttttcggattttttttttttttaaactcccaGCCTTCTTCAAGGAGGTTACCAAGATGGGTTTTTTGTGGAGCAAGTTGTAATTTTATTCATACCATTTATTGGATTAtctgattgctttttattcaattttagaaAAGGTGAAAAGACAAAAAAGGCCGTTCAGCCATTTAGAGTTTTTTCTTGCTACAACATTCCTCATACAGGGtaaatattttttacttttatttttcggCTCCTCTGGGTCTGATCACCCATACAATAAACAGCAATACTAATGTAAGATCCATTAACTTCTATGGCAACCTGTAATAGTAGCAGAGTAATGACAGACCAGGGAGGCTTTAAAAGGCTTCTTGCAGTCATGATAATGAATCACTACCCCTGAATCTCACTCTGGGGGACAACCATTCTCTTCAACATGGCAGTGTCTGCTCACCACTGACTTTTAGAtgtgctcagggctcgttcacatctgcgttgtcctctccattctgcaggtttccgtttcctgcataaaacagatgcaggatacggaaacctgcaggagtctttctcacccattcatttgaatgggtgagaaagatgtctggccgtgagcggtggcGAAAATTTTGCGCTCTCctccgcaaaaccgggttttataatccggacacagagtcggacatgcagtactctgtgtccggattaaaaaatccggtttcgcggcggagagcataaaacgctcaccgccgctcttctgcatgccagaagacggaaagcacagaccggagagtagaacgcaggtgtgaacctagcgtcagtcgcATCTGACCAAGTCACTTGAAGAGTTAATGCCCACAAGCATTGCTGCCATTGCTGCTGGGTCTCTGATGTGCAAAATAGTGGACTCCCAGTAAGTAAAGGTGCCATGTTTAAAATACAGGCATCTGAGGGGTGTATGAAGGATGTCAAGGaggatttaaaaataaataaaattagaaaaaaacaaaacagaaaaactaaaataaaaaataaataaatcccaaaACTTCCTCCCGTCATATACTCTTTTTTACCTTAGTCTCATTTTAAAACTAAAAGTAACACAGAGAACTATATTAAGAAATGTGTCTTGGCACTTCAGCCTCCCCTCTTCTCCTTACTGTTCGGTGACAGCCTGTAAGACaactggtagcagcagtagcctcCTACTCCTGCCGCAGGATAAAAGATTAAGCTTAAATGGAGCAGACCATCAGAAGTTTAACCCCTCTGTCCCTTCCAGGATTTCCACAAGACTGACTGCTGCAGCCTGACAAACATAGTGAC from Leptodactylus fuscus isolate aLepFus1 chromosome 7, aLepFus1.hap2, whole genome shotgun sequence carries:
- the TIMM9 gene encoding mitochondrial import inner membrane translocase subunit Tim9, which produces MAAQISENDQIKQFKEFLGTYNKLTENCFLDCVKDFTTREVKPEEITCSEHCLQKYLKMTQRISMRFQEYHIQQNEALAAKAGLIGQPR